One genomic region from Nymphaea colorata isolate Beijing-Zhang1983 chromosome 10, ASM883128v2, whole genome shotgun sequence encodes:
- the LOC126410444 gene encoding uncharacterized protein LOC126410444 produces MGLCDLILGRMFKVLVVVSIFLFAAVTYFQVRVNENPLDSAFSVAVFITTMISIAFTFYSQSLSEKEKERSVKTVVGLFTLTGAGFLIRAWMVVPTERAWVVPLSCVVPAVAALAFMVLHRRLGGLEAGK; encoded by the coding sequence ATGGGTCTCTGCGATTTGATCCTGGGCAGGATGTTTAAGGTCCTTGTTGTGGTGTCCATCTTCCTCTTTGCCGCCGTTACCTACTTTCAGGTGCGAGTCAACGAGAATCCTCTAGATTCAGCCTTCTCTGTGGCCGTGTTCATCACAACTATGATATCGATCGCGTTCACTTTCTATAGCCAATCACTGTCcgagaaggagaaggagcgGAGTGTCAAGACCGTCGTTGGCCTGTTCACGTTGACGGGCGCTGGATTTTTGATTAGGGCTTGGATGGTTGTTCCCACGGAGAGGGCTTGGGTTGTTCCCCTATCCTGCGTTGTTCCGGCGGTCGCTGCCTTGGCCTTTATGGTCCTTCACCGCAGGCTTGGTGGCTTGGAGGCGGGCAAATAG